From the Moraxella sp. FZFQ2102 genome, the window GAACCAGTAAATAAAACATCGCCATATTTTACTTCATACTGTCGTTCGTTATCATGAATTTGAACAGTTTCCAAAATACTTTCTTCAACTTCAATATTTCCAAAAATATTTTTATAAGTTACATACTTAGCATTGCCTGCCTCAAAATCAGCTTTCTTCTTTCCAGTAAGACCGCCATAAACAATAGCAACCTCCCCCAACGGTTTCCACTCCACCGCTTGCCCTGCTAACAATTTTTGTAAAAATGGGTGCATACTTATGCCTCAATCTGCTCAATAATTTCATCAATCTGACGGCGTAGTTCATCAATTTTAGCAACGGTGATTTTTATTTCACTATTGAGTACATTAATATCAATCGTTTCACGCGTATCTTTTGCCTCAACATAACTACTGACCGCTAGATTATAATCATTGGCTTTAATCGTTTCATAATCCACCATCACCGCTTGATGGGCAACATCTACCTTATCGGCAAATAAGCTCATAATAGTTGCAATGTGTTCATCGGTTAAAATGTTATTATTGGTTTCTTTTTTAAATAATTCACTAGCATCAATAAATTGCGTACGGTTATCCGTTTTATGTTTTGATAATACCAAAATATTCACCGCAATACTCGTACCAAAAAATAAATTCGGTGCTAGGGCAATGACTGTTTCTACATAGTTATTATCTACCAAATATTGACGGATTTTTTGCTCCGCTCCACCCCGATAAAAAATCCCTGGGAAAGAAACAATCGCCGCACGCCCTCTGGCAGACAGATAATTGAGTGCGTGCAGAATAAACGCAAAATCCGCCTTGGATTTGGGCGCCAACACCCCAGCTGGTGCAAAACGCTCATCATTAATCAGCACGGGATCATCAGAGCCAATCCATTTCACCGAGTACGGTGGATTGGAGACGATGGCGTCAAATGGCTTGTCGTTTTGTAGCTGTGGGCTAATGAGCGTATCACCCAGCTCAATATGAAATTTATCATAATTAATATTATGCAAAAACATATTCATACGAGCCAAGTTATAAGTCGTATGGTTAATTTCTTGGCCAAAAAACCCTTCTTCGATCACATGTTCATCAAACTGCTTTTTGGCTTGTAGCAGTAGCGAACCTGAACCACAAGCAGGGTCATAGATTTTATTGACCGTGCTTTGTCCATGCAGTGCTAATTTTGCGATGAGCTTAGAGACATGCTGCGGTGTAAAGAACTCGCCACCTGATTTACCTGCATTGGCCGCATAATTTGAGATCAAAAACTCATAGGCATCGCCAAACAGATCAATTTGATTGTCATTAAAATCACCAAAATCCAGCTCAGCCACGCCTTTTAATACCGCCGCCAAGCGTTTGTTTTTATCCGCCACGGTATTGCCCAAGCGGTTACTGGTGGTGTCAAAGTCAGCAAACAGGCCTTTGATGTCATTTTCAGAATCATAGCCACTGGCTGATGACTCGATGGCACTAAAAATATTCGCCAAATCGGTGTTTAGATCTGGATTGGTATGTGCGTTTTTGGCGACATTGACGAATAATTGGCTTGGATAAATAAAAAACCCTTTGGCCTTGATCGTATCGTCTTTGATGGCATCCAAAATAGGATTGGCATCATCAAACTGAGCATAATTGACGCTATCATCCCCAGCCTCGATATAATCGGCAAAATTCTCACTGATAAAGCGATAAAACAATGCCCCTAAGACATATTGCTTAAAATCCCAACCATCCACAGAGCCACGAACATCGTTGGCGATCTGCCAAATACGGCGGTGAAGTTCGGCGCGTTGTTGCATACTGGTCATCATAGTTTCCTTAGCTTTCGTCATCAGATTAAATAACTCTCATTGTAGCATAAAAATTGACATAAAAATAAGGCTTAGTATCAGATACTAAGCCTTATTCATCAAGCCCTATGGCTCACTGTGATGCATCAGCCACGCACAGCTTTCACTGCTTCATCGACGGCTTTTGTGAAGCGTGCGATGACTTCCTTGCACTCATCAGCGGTGATGGTGATTGGGCAAAGTAGGCGTACCACCGTACCACCACGACCACCACGCTCAAGTAGTAGCTTATTATCAAAGCAGGCTTTTTGGATCGCTGCGGCAAGCTCGGCATCTGCAGGGTATGAGCCCATGTGGTCAGCAGCTTTACGCTCATCGACAATCTCAATACCTGTCATCAGACCACGGCCACGCACATGACCGATACATGGATATTGTTCTGCGACTTTCTTAAGTTCAGCGCGTAAAAACTCGCCTTGGATGCGAGAGTTCTCAGCTAGGTTGTTTTTGGTGATTTCTTCTAGGACATTATAACCTGCTGCCATCGCCAGCTGATTACCACGGAATGTGCCTGTATGACCTGCTGGCGCCCATGCATCAAATTTCTTATTGATTGCAAGTACGCACAGTGGCAAACCGCCACCGACCGCCTTACTCATCACCACCACATCAGGGGTGATGCCTGCGTGTTCAAAGGCAAACATCTTGCCAGAGCGAGCAAAGCCTGCCTGTACTTCATCTAGGATAAGTACGATGTCATGACGGGCAGTGACTTCACGGATTTTTTGTAGCCATTTGGCAGGTGCTGGGACGACACCGCCCTCGCCTTGGATGGCCTCTAGGATGACCGCAGCAGGCTTGACCACACCACTTTCGACATCTTCGATGAAGTTCTCAAAATAATAAGTCAAGGCATCGACACCTGCTTCACCGCCTAAACCCAGTGGGCAACGGTATTCGTGCGGATATGGCATGAACTGCACGCCTGCCATCAGATTGCCGACTTTTTCTTTGGCAGATAGGTTGCCAGTCATGGCAAGTGAGCCATGCGTCATGCCATGATAGCCACCGCTAAAGGCGATGACATTGTCACGACCTGTATAAGTCTTGGCAAGCTTAATCGCAGCCTCTGTGCCGTCCGCACCTGTTGGGCCACAAAATTGCAGAACGAAGTCTTGTGGGAAAAATGACAACAACTTTTCGGTAAACGCATCTTTGATCGGCGTTGTGATGTCAAGGGTGTGCAATGGCAACCCGCTTTCCAATACATCTTTGATGGCGTTAATCGTAGCAGGATGATTATGCCCAAGAGCAAGTGTGCCTGCACCAGCTAAGCAGTCAAGGTATTCATTACCCTCGACATCAGTGATCCAGCAACCTTGTGCTTTGGCGATTGCCAACGGCAGCTTGCGTGGGTAACTGCGAACATTAGACTCCATCTCATTTTGGCGAGTTAGGTAGTATTCATTGGTCGCATCAGTGATTGGTTTTACAGGTGTTGCATTCATAAAACAGCCTTAACAAAGTTTAAGTCGTGGTTATCTTTTCCTATGACTTATGGGTGAAAATGACCAAGTCTATGACTTGAGTGTATGCTTGTTTTCTATCACAAAAACAAACAAGCGCATGATACGCCTTTTTTTAAAAAATAAAAGCTTTTTTTTGCCAAATTGCCAAACTTTTTTGTAACCAAGCATCGTTTTCACCCTTGCCATATTTACTTACGCTTTTTAGCGATTTACACAGATGATTTTATAGAAATTTTATGGCAATTTCGTTACAATAGCCTATTTAATTGACACACCAGTACAATGACCATCACCGACCCACTTCGCAACACCAAAATCCCCACCACCGACCCACAAGCAGGGCTAAAGCTCACCGAGATTTTTTATTCGCTACAAGGTGAAGCATTAGCATCGGGATTGCCGACGATTTTTATCCGATTGACAGGCTGTCCGCTCCGCTGTACTTATTGTGATACCACTTATTCATTTACAGGTGGTGAGCGTTTTAGCTTAGATGAGATTATTGATCATATCAGCCAATATCCGTGCAAGCGTGTCTGCGTGACTGGTGGTGAGCCTCTGGCACAGCCTAATGCCATCGCTTTGATGGATAGATTATTAAGCTTGGGTTATGAAATCTCGCTTGAGACCGCAGGGGCATTATCCGTCAAAGATGTCCCTACTGCCGTCTCAAAAGTGATGGATCTAAAGACACCTTCATCCGGTGAGATGGATAAAAATCTGTGGAAGAATTTGGATTATCTCACTCATCACGACCAACTCAAAATCGTCATCGCCGATCGTGCGGACTATGATTGGGCGGTGGCACAGCTACACGCTTATGAGCTTGACAAAAAAGTCGGTACGGTGTGGTTCTCGCCAATGTTTGATGTCCACACCGCTCACAAGGGCGAAGTGCCAAATATAGCAACACAACTGGCCGAATGGATACTGGCTGATGGCTTGCCGGTGCGTTTTGGGCTTCAGTTACACAAAATTATCTGGGCAGATGCCAAAGGTAAATAATCAATCACAAGGATGTCATGATGCTAAAACTTATCCTAATCGGTGTGGTCGCAGGGGCATTTTTTAGCTCAACCTTTGTACTCAATGAGCTGATGTCCAGCCAAGGTGGTCATTGGTTTTGGTCGGCATCATTACGCTATGTGTTCATGTGGCTATTGTTATCAGCAATGATTGGCATCAAAAGCGGTGTTGGTACGCTTGCCGGCCTGTGCCGTTTATTTGGCGAGCATTATAAATTTTGGTGCATCGCAGGTGGTATTGGCTTTGGGCTATTTTATGCACCGCTATGTTTTGGTGCGGATCATGCACCCGGTTGGGTGATCGCAGCGACTTTTCAGTTTACGACAGTGGCAAGCCTGATCGTGCTTGCACTTTTTGGCGAGACGATCAATAAAAAAGTCATCGCCACCAGCGTGCTGATCTTTGCCGGGGTGGTGCTGACCAATATCGGCGAAGGCTTACATGGCGGCGAGACAGGCTCGCT encodes:
- the queE gene encoding 7-carboxy-7-deazaguanine synthase QueE; translation: MTITDPLRNTKIPTTDPQAGLKLTEIFYSLQGEALASGLPTIFIRLTGCPLRCTYCDTTYSFTGGERFSLDEIIDHISQYPCKRVCVTGGEPLAQPNAIALMDRLLSLGYEISLETAGALSVKDVPTAVSKVMDLKTPSSGEMDKNLWKNLDYLTHHDQLKIVIADRADYDWAVAQLHAYELDKKVGTVWFSPMFDVHTAHKGEVPNIATQLAEWILADGLPVRFGLQLHKIIWADAKGK
- a CDS encoding diaminobutyrate--2-oxoglutarate transaminase; translated protein: MNATPVKPITDATNEYYLTRQNEMESNVRSYPRKLPLAIAKAQGCWITDVEGNEYLDCLAGAGTLALGHNHPATINAIKDVLESGLPLHTLDITTPIKDAFTEKLLSFFPQDFVLQFCGPTGADGTEAAIKLAKTYTGRDNVIAFSGGYHGMTHGSLAMTGNLSAKEKVGNLMAGVQFMPYPHEYRCPLGLGGEAGVDALTYYFENFIEDVESGVVKPAAVILEAIQGEGGVVPAPAKWLQKIREVTARHDIVLILDEVQAGFARSGKMFAFEHAGITPDVVVMSKAVGGGLPLCVLAINKKFDAWAPAGHTGTFRGNQLAMAAGYNVLEEITKNNLAENSRIQGEFLRAELKKVAEQYPCIGHVRGRGLMTGIEIVDERKAADHMGSYPADAELAAAIQKACFDNKLLLERGGRGGTVVRLLCPITITADECKEVIARFTKAVDEAVKAVRG
- a CDS encoding type I restriction-modification system subunit M, translated to MTSMQQRAELHRRIWQIANDVRGSVDGWDFKQYVLGALFYRFISENFADYIEAGDDSVNYAQFDDANPILDAIKDDTIKAKGFFIYPSQLFVNVAKNAHTNPDLNTDLANIFSAIESSASGYDSENDIKGLFADFDTTSNRLGNTVADKNKRLAAVLKGVAELDFGDFNDNQIDLFGDAYEFLISNYAANAGKSGGEFFTPQHVSKLIAKLALHGQSTVNKIYDPACGSGSLLLQAKKQFDEHVIEEGFFGQEINHTTYNLARMNMFLHNINYDKFHIELGDTLISPQLQNDKPFDAIVSNPPYSVKWIGSDDPVLINDERFAPAGVLAPKSKADFAFILHALNYLSARGRAAIVSFPGIFYRGGAEQKIRQYLVDNNYVETVIALAPNLFFGTSIAVNILVLSKHKTDNRTQFIDASELFKKETNNNILTDEHIATIMSLFADKVDVAHQAVMVDYETIKANDYNLAVSSYVEAKDTRETIDINVLNSEIKITVAKIDELRRQIDEIIEQIEA